One stretch of Lemur catta isolate mLemCat1 chromosome 2, mLemCat1.pri, whole genome shotgun sequence DNA includes these proteins:
- the LOC123631998 gene encoding uncharacterized protein LOC123631998 yields the protein MARHGGLSAAATVTRNRKQISKLSEARLPKSLEGSELRSRGRGPVLPRARDSTPLSAGEGRVAAAGRREAGPDEGADAHTAGGAADCPRGPGEAPTTAVTGAVRFRERPQIAAGAPHVCAQGRARIATAGFLKSKCYKKGLRALSSVSGSGARPSGRRAQFEWGVPARVRGSRGAALRQLSSNCAVPRKQARPPPRSATAPLRVRAPSKGPQGSQGLPLEVGLRLNRKGPSGCRNQLWGREGSPAPRYYPEELETGVQANTCTQIFTAVCLRQPKGGKKRHQLMDKMCHMCILTTECYSATKRKEVLMHATTPMSLENIMQNTKSHERPHIV from the exons ATGGCCCGTCACGGCGGGCTGTCCGCCGCAGCCACAGTCACCCGGAACCGGAAGCAGATCTCAAAACTCTCAGAGGCCCGACTTCCGAAATCACTGGAA GGCTCCGAGCTGCGCTCCCGGGGGCGGGGGCCGGTCCTGCCCAGGGCCCGGGACTCGACGCCGCTCTCTGCTGGCGAGGGGCGCGTGGCCGCGGCGGGAAGGCGGGAGGCGGGGCCGGACGAGGGCGCAGATGCCCATACAGCCGGCGGGGCCGCAGACTGTCCACGGGGACCCGGCGAGGCTCCGACCACGGCTGTCACCGGAGCGGTCAGGTTCCGAGAAAGACCCCAGATTGCGGCAGGCGCGCCCCACGTTTGCGCCCAGGGCAGAGCAAGGATCGCGACtgcaggctttttaaaaagtaaatgctaTAAGAAGGGACTCAGGGCCCTGTCGTCGGTGTCTGGATCGGGGGCACGTCCTTCTGGACGCCGGGCGCAGTTTGAGTGGGGAGTCCCCGCCCGAGTTCGTGGTTCCCGGGGCGCGGCCCTCCGACAGCTGTCGTCCAACTGCGCTGTCCCCCGCAAGCAGGCTCGGCCACCTCCCCGCTCTGCGACAGCACCCCTTCGTGTCCGCGCTCCGAGCAAAGGACCTCAGGGATCCCAGGGGCTCCCGCTGGAAGTTGGGCTGAGGTTGAACAGGAAAGGCCCCAGCGGCTGCAGGAACCAGCTGTGGGGACGGGagggctcccctgcccccag gtactaCCCCGAAGAATTGGAAACAGGTGTTCAAGCGAACacctgtacacaaatattcacagcAGTATGTTTAAGGCAGCCAAAGGGTGGAAAGAAACGTCACCAGCTGATGGATAAAATGTGTCACATGTGTATCCTTACAACGGAATGTTACTCAGCCACGAAGAGGAAGGAAGTgctgatgcatgctacaacacCAATGagtcttgaaaacattatgcaaaatacaaaaagtcacgaaaggccacatattgtatga